Proteins encoded by one window of Brienomyrus brachyistius isolate T26 chromosome 1, BBRACH_0.4, whole genome shotgun sequence:
- the crfb2 gene encoding cytokine receptor family member b2 isoform X1, with translation MTPRSLFSVMLLVSAGLCEPPSPINSTRFIHMLTWDEGPNSTDGLCYTVKYHILNSGMWKTVSGCECVLLPITCNLTEAFSDIEESYYTEIIAILGNNTSRKVMLKSFIPKEDTFLDPPLLFLSSFVDSMRVDLKPPYDSLLSVYEMFTYTLTIVSTKNGFQFFEETTGLKGAVLPNLEPDAEYCVTVSIKNRKNTYNRTQCASTALLYNPEKEIANVSFFLLLIPFFFVFKYCYTSFFSKPSLPNVLKSVKSIDVLQISLVYDIPTCSNVLVMDSVNIISQSKNDKEKSNEEDSSEHAVTGTKKSTGNYERWTEQMDCCTHSTDNSSSTLLPVSPPSNMTENQSLSKFTVSPSKSLTVSVTGSEDIPFKCHSNNHITNQTSQDHCVRELGAGPVFQFGFKISESMINEQEEEDKESCPDINLLSVTLGKHEEEKADEQDDEDALQGSYPDNNLLSVTLRKHEEEKADEQDNEETELDSVLWWKGGGSSLPFLTDKAASSDAETCNLCTEEEENGAGCSEYLKR, from the exons ATGACTCCTCGGTCATTGTTTTCCGTCATGCTCCTGGTCTCAGCAG GACTATGTGAGCCGCCATCTCCAATTAACTCTACTAGATTTATTCACATGTTAACATGGGACGAAGGGCCAAACTCAACTGATGGGCTGTGTTACACCGTAAAGTATCACATTCTGAA TTCTGGCATGTGGAAGACAGTatcaggatgtgagtgtgtacTTCTCCCTATCACATGTAACCTGACAGAGGCTTTCTCAGATATTGAAGAGTCATATTATACAGAGATTATTGCCATCCTGGGAAATAATACATCTCGTAAAGTGATGTTGAAATCCTTCATACCAAAGGAAGACA CTTTCCTGGACCCTCCTCTGCTTTTCTTGTCAAGCTTTGTGGACTCAATGCGTGTGGACCTGAAACCTCCATATGATTCTCTACTCTCTGTATATGAAATGTTCACCTACACTCTGACCATCGTCAGCACCAAAAATGGCTTTCAG TTTTTCGAGGAAACCACAGGACTAAAGGGTGCAGTACTTCCCAACTTGGAACCAGACGCAGAGTACTGTGTGACAGTCAGTATAAAAAATAGGAAAAATACCTACAATCGCACTCAATGTGCCAGTACTGCATTGTTGTACAATCCAG AGAAAGAGATTGCAAATGTCagcttttttttattgcttattcctttttttttcGTCTTCAAATATTGTTACACAAGCTTTTTCTCAAAACCATCTCTCCCAAATGTACTG AAATCTGTAAAATCCATCGATGTGCTCCAGATTTCCTTGGTTTATGATATACCAACATGTTCAAATGTATTGGTAATGGATTCAGTAAACATTATTAGCCAAAGCAAGAATGATAAGGAAAAGAGTAATGAGGAAGACAGTAGTGAGcatgcagtgacggggacaaaGAAGAGCACTGGAAACTATGAAAGGTGGACTGAACAGATGGATTGTTGTACCCATAGCACGGACAACTCCTCTTCCACTTTGCTTCCAGTTTCTCCTCCTTCAAACATGACAGAAAATCAGTCTCTCTCCAAATTTACAGTTAGCCCGTCAAAGTCTTTAACTGTATCTGTAACTGGATCAGAAGATATTCCATTCAAATGCCATTccaataatcatattaccaatcAGACTTCACAAGACCATTGTGTACGTGAACTGGGTGCAGGACCAGTATTCCAATTTGGCTTCAAGATCTCAGAATCTATGATAAATGAACAAGAAGAAGAGGATAAAGAGAGCTGCCCAGATATTAACCTGCTGTCTGTCACTCTGGGAAAGCATGAAGAGGAGAAAGCAGATGAACAGGATGATGAGGATGCTTTGCAAGGGAGCTACCCGGATAATAATCTGCTGTCTGTCACTCTGAGAAAGCATGAAGAGGAGAAAGCAGATGAACAGGATAATGAGGAAACTGAGTTAGATTCTGTTCTGTGGTGGAAAGGGGGTGGTTCATCTCTCCCCTTTCTGACTGATAAAGCTGCGAGTTCAGATGCAGAAACTTGTAATTTGTGTACAGAGGAGGAAGAAAATGGTGCTGGGTGCTCTGAGTACTTAAAGCGTTAA
- the crfb2 gene encoding cytokine receptor family member b2 isoform X2, whose product MLTWDEGPNSTDGLCYTVKYHILNSGMWKTVSGCECVLLPITCNLTEAFSDIEESYYTEIIAILGNNTSRKVMLKSFIPKEDTFLDPPLLFLSSFVDSMRVDLKPPYDSLLSVYEMFTYTLTIVSTKNGFQFFEETTGLKGAVLPNLEPDAEYCVTVSIKNRKNTYNRTQCASTALLYNPEKEIANVSFFLLLIPFFFVFKYCYTSFFSKPSLPNVLKSVKSIDVLQISLVYDIPTCSNVLVMDSVNIISQSKNDKEKSNEEDSSEHAVTGTKKSTGNYERWTEQMDCCTHSTDNSSSTLLPVSPPSNMTENQSLSKFTVSPSKSLTVSVTGSEDIPFKCHSNNHITNQTSQDHCVRELGAGPVFQFGFKISESMINEQEEEDKESCPDINLLSVTLGKHEEEKADEQDDEDALQGSYPDNNLLSVTLRKHEEEKADEQDNEETELDSVLWWKGGGSSLPFLTDKAASSDAETCNLCTEEEENGAGCSEYLKR is encoded by the exons ATGTTAACATGGGACGAAGGGCCAAACTCAACTGATGGGCTGTGTTACACCGTAAAGTATCACATTCTGAA TTCTGGCATGTGGAAGACAGTatcaggatgtgagtgtgtacTTCTCCCTATCACATGTAACCTGACAGAGGCTTTCTCAGATATTGAAGAGTCATATTATACAGAGATTATTGCCATCCTGGGAAATAATACATCTCGTAAAGTGATGTTGAAATCCTTCATACCAAAGGAAGACA CTTTCCTGGACCCTCCTCTGCTTTTCTTGTCAAGCTTTGTGGACTCAATGCGTGTGGACCTGAAACCTCCATATGATTCTCTACTCTCTGTATATGAAATGTTCACCTACACTCTGACCATCGTCAGCACCAAAAATGGCTTTCAG TTTTTCGAGGAAACCACAGGACTAAAGGGTGCAGTACTTCCCAACTTGGAACCAGACGCAGAGTACTGTGTGACAGTCAGTATAAAAAATAGGAAAAATACCTACAATCGCACTCAATGTGCCAGTACTGCATTGTTGTACAATCCAG AGAAAGAGATTGCAAATGTCagcttttttttattgcttattcctttttttttcGTCTTCAAATATTGTTACACAAGCTTTTTCTCAAAACCATCTCTCCCAAATGTACTG AAATCTGTAAAATCCATCGATGTGCTCCAGATTTCCTTGGTTTATGATATACCAACATGTTCAAATGTATTGGTAATGGATTCAGTAAACATTATTAGCCAAAGCAAGAATGATAAGGAAAAGAGTAATGAGGAAGACAGTAGTGAGcatgcagtgacggggacaaaGAAGAGCACTGGAAACTATGAAAGGTGGACTGAACAGATGGATTGTTGTACCCATAGCACGGACAACTCCTCTTCCACTTTGCTTCCAGTTTCTCCTCCTTCAAACATGACAGAAAATCAGTCTCTCTCCAAATTTACAGTTAGCCCGTCAAAGTCTTTAACTGTATCTGTAACTGGATCAGAAGATATTCCATTCAAATGCCATTccaataatcatattaccaatcAGACTTCACAAGACCATTGTGTACGTGAACTGGGTGCAGGACCAGTATTCCAATTTGGCTTCAAGATCTCAGAATCTATGATAAATGAACAAGAAGAAGAGGATAAAGAGAGCTGCCCAGATATTAACCTGCTGTCTGTCACTCTGGGAAAGCATGAAGAGGAGAAAGCAGATGAACAGGATGATGAGGATGCTTTGCAAGGGAGCTACCCGGATAATAATCTGCTGTCTGTCACTCTGAGAAAGCATGAAGAGGAGAAAGCAGATGAACAGGATAATGAGGAAACTGAGTTAGATTCTGTTCTGTGGTGGAAAGGGGGTGGTTCATCTCTCCCCTTTCTGACTGATAAAGCTGCGAGTTCAGATGCAGAAACTTGTAATTTGTGTACAGAGGAGGAAGAAAATGGTGCTGGGTGCTCTGAGTACTTAAAGCGTTAA
- the hsd3b1 gene encoding hydroxy-delta-5-steroid dehydrogenase, 3 beta- and steroid delta-isomerase 1 has product MSLSGDICLVTGACGFLGQRIIMLLLEEGVTEIRLLDKVIIPEVIKVVKESAHHTKVNVFEGDIRSEGHLRKACRGASTVIHTASIIDVIGSVDYSELYEVNVTGTQLLLETCFQENVASFIYTSSIEVVGPNEQGDPVFNGDEETPYFSQLKFPYSKTKWEAEQMVLKANGQPLSNGGSLASCALRPTYIYGNGCRFLQGHMTNGVRNRNVLQRSSHPRAKVNPVYVGNVAFAHVLAVRALKDTQKRVTVGGNFYFISDDTPHASYSDFNYMVMSPLGFAIQERPVLPFSLLFFLSFLLEKLQTFLRPFFKFTPPLNRQLLTMLNTPFTFSYQKAHRDLGYTPRYDWEESRKCTTDWLASIFQTMREQFNQ; this is encoded by the exons ATGTCTCTATCTGGTGACATCTGCCTTGTTACAGGTGCCTGTGGATTCTTGGGACAAAGGATTATTATGTTGCTCCTGGAGGAGGGTGTGACAGAGATCCGTCTGCTGGACAAAGTCATTATCCCTGAAGTTATCAAGGTTGTGAAAG AATCCGCACATCacacaaaggtgaatgtttTTGAGGGAGACATTCGGAGCGAAGGACATCTCCGAAAAGCCTGTCGAGGAGCTTCCACAGTCATACACACAGCATCCATCATCGATGTAATTGGATCAGTAGACTACAGTGAACTCTACGAGGTCAATGTAACAG GCACCCAGCTCTTGCTGGAAACTTGTTTTCAAGAGAACGTGGCCTCCTTTATCTATACCAGCAGTATTGAAGTGGTTGGCCCCAACGAACAAGGAGACCCAGTTTTTAATGGTGATGAAGAAACTCCTTATTTCTCTCAACTGAAGTTCCCTTACAGCAAGACCAAATGGGAGGCTGAGCAGATGGTCCTTAAGGCCAATGGCCAGCCCCTAAGCAACGGGGGCAGTCTAGCCTCCTGTGCCTTGCGACCCACTTATATCTATGGGAATGGCTGCCGTTTCCTACAAGGCCATATGACCAATGGTGTCCGCAACAGAAACGTACTGCAGCGCAGTTCTCATCCAAGGGCCAAGGTGAACCCTGTGTATGTGGGGAATGTTGCATTTGCCCATGTTTTGGCTGTCCGGGCACTGAAGGACACACAGAAGCGAGTTACAGTTGGAGGCAACTTTTACTTTATTTCAGATGACACCCCTCATGCCAGCTATTCAGATTTCAATTACATGGTCATGTCACCACTAGGGTTTGCGATTCAAGAACGACCAGTCCTGCCTTTTTCCCTCTTATTCTTTTTGTCCTTTCTTCTGGAGAAACTGCAAACATTTCTCCGTCCCTTTTTCAAGTTCACTCCACCCTTGAACCGACAACTACTTACGATGCTGAACACACCTTTTACGTTCTCTTACCAAAAAGCCCACAGAGACCTAGGCTACACTCCACGCTATGACTGGGAGGAGTCACGCAAATGCACCACTGACTGGTTGGCCTCTATTTTTCAAACCATGAGAGAACAATTTAATCAATGA
- the si:rp71-68n21.9 gene encoding kelch-like protein 9 has product MGSSGEEGNLLRRLSRMGSKRASRDTLHPQAQAASLYRPPLPSTKPTISVASNSKTEFNAPVPKCDTKVFSSNEHGHSILQGFQQFRLNSTLCDVTLVPGDSEETFPVHRVVMSSASDYFKAMFTGGMKEQELQVIKLHGVKGLGLKNIISFIYTGSVCLSLASLQDTLEAASFLQVLPVLGFCKELLSSEITIDNCAEVERIASNLHLEEVQVCINEFVLQNFSDLVKSGMYLKLSQSTMEHALANDALKGFSEMELYKVVRAWLDSDSASHRQHTFSLMSKVRFPLMSPAELLQISQEDVTLRADTDCVNLLLEASTYQMMPFLQPALQTERTRIRSNFTHLLVLGGVMRQQLVVSKELRLYDEEAQAWKALRPMDGPRYQHGVALIGNFLFIVGGQDNYDTKGKTAVDTVYRYDPRFDRWLQLASLNEKRTFFHLSALKGKLYAVGGRNASGEIDSVECYSLSQNEWTLVSPMSEPHYGHAGTVHENLMYVSGGITRDTFQKELWCYDPEADSWSRRADMTTLRGLHCMCTVGDRLYVMGGNHFRGVSDYDDVLSCEFYSPATDQWTSVAPMPRGQSDVGVTVFQGYVYVVGGYSWNNRCMVDVVQRYDPEGDVWEKMFHILEPLGGIRACCMTVHPPENIVEAQIQECPLFSGKTS; this is encoded by the exons ATGGG GAGCAGTGGAGAAGAGGGAAACTTGCTGCGGAGGTTGTCTCGAATGGGAAGCAAACGGGCGTCCCGGGACACTCTTCATCCTCAGGCCCAAGCAGCTTCCCTTTATAGACCTCCTCTTCCATCTACCAAACCCACTATCTCAGTTGCAAGTAACTCCAAAACTGAATTCAATGCTCCGGTCCCTAAATGTGACACCAAAGTGTTCAGCAGTAACGAACATGGACATTCCATCTTACAG GGGTTTCAGCAGTTCCGTTTAAATTCAACTCTATGTGACGTGACGCTGGTGCCAGGCGACAGTGAAGAAACCTTCCCAGTGCACAGAGTTGTTATGTCTTCAGCCAGTGACTACTTTAAAGCTATGTTTACAG GTGGAATGAAAGAGCAGGAGTTACAGGTGATAAAGCTGCATGGTGTGAAAGGACTTGGACTGAAGAATATCATTTCTTTCATCTACACTGGTAGTGTCTGTCTGAGCCTGGCCAGTCTGCAGGACACTTTGGAAGCTGCCAGCTTTTTGCAGGTGCTTCCTGTCCTGGGTTTCTGCAAAGAGCTGCTCAGCAGTGAG ATTACTATAGACAACTGTGCAGAGGTGGAACGCATTGCCAGTAACCTTCACCTGGAAGAGGTTCAAGTGTGCATCAATGAGTTTGTTCTTCAGAACTTCTCAGATCTGGTAAAAAGCGGCATGTACCTGAAGCTTTCCCAGTCAACCATGGAACATGCCCTAGCTAATGATGCTCTCAAGGGTTTCTCCGAGATGGAACTGTACAAGGTGGTTCGTGCATGGCTGGATTCTGACTCCGCCAGCCACCGACAGCATACCTTTAGCCTAATGAGTAAAGTACGCTTTCCTCTAATGAGCCCAGCAGAACTTCTGCAGATCTCCCAGGAAGATGTTACCCTCCGTGCTGACACTGATTGCGTCAACCTCCTGTTAGAAGCCAGCACCTACCAGATGATGCCCTTTCTGCAGCCAGCCTTGCAGACTGAGCGTACACGCATCCGTTCTAATTTCACCCACCTGTTGGTCTTGGGAGGGGTGATGAGGCAACAGTTAGTGGTCAGCAAGGAGCTGCGTCTCTATGATGAAGAGGCCCAAGCTTGGAAAGCTCTGCGGCCTATGGATGGCCCACGTTATCAACATGGTGTTGCCCTCATCGGTAACTTTTTATTCATTGTAGGGGGCCAAGATAATTATGACACCAAGGGCAAAACAGCAGTGGATACTGTCTATCGCTATGATCCCCGTTTTGACAGATGGCTGCAGCTGGCCTCCCTCAATGAAAAGAGGACCTTCTTTCACCTCAGTGCCCTGAAGGGCAAACTGTATGCTGTGGGGGGCAGGAATGCAAGTGGAGAGATTG ACTCTGTGGAGTGCTACAGCCTCAGTCAAAATGAATGGACACTTGTATCACCGATGTCTGAGCCACATTATGGACATGCTGGGACAGTTCATGAAAATCTTATGTATGTTTCTG ggggTATAACACGGGATACCTTCCAGAAGGAGCTGTGGTGCTATGACCCAGAAGCGGACAGCTGGAGCCGCCGAGCAGATATGACCACACTGCGTGGTCTTCACTGCATGTGCACCGTCGGAGACCGCCTCTACGTTATGGGTGGAAACCACTTTAGGGGTGTCAGTGATTACGATGATGTGCTAAGCTGTGAGTTCTACAGCCCTGCAACAGACCAATGGACTAGTGTTGCACCGATGCCTCGTGGCCAGAGTGATGTTGGCGTGACTGTTTTTCAGGGTTATGTGTATGTGGTTGGGGGGTATTCATGGAATAACCGCTGCATGGTAGATGTAGTACAGCGCTATGACCCTGAAGGTGATGTGTGGGAGAAAATGTTCCATATTCTAGAGCCCTTAGGTGGAATTCGAGCCTGCTGCATGACTGTGCACCCACCTGAGAACATTGTGGAAGCTCAGATTCAGGAGTGCCCACTCTTCAGTGGTAAAACCTCATAA